One window of Quercus robur chromosome 5, dhQueRobu3.1, whole genome shotgun sequence genomic DNA carries:
- the LOC126724887 gene encoding probable disease resistance protein RF9 isoform X1 translates to MDQHTMDYAIISLIPYCICLKLSPNLFFAIPLIGVFISIMGLDYVPFHLLEPEGKWIRRELRLLRALSEDVKGVLKSRAEIDMIASQLWDSEINPEMTELLNPTEADWIARADDLAFPADILLKGFRGCNERRQFDKWYFLRNNHRELLDEMKQIKKEIEAHLKEKSMVDICGTLERSRAHIQSLQDKLESTSFKKQDCAAAALISSILKKENKNRHSVDGMDEKIQLIELRLSFLLAFLRDLEGIDFQSETEKAWVEEASEIIDEAQCAIKTFIQRPERRFLAFTNGMAPRHKHMEYIKDGLSELLNRKERYCLKFTRRDPSKSVTRSPHQKEIQISNPTVVSRVEVKKQYWLDQMKNNLTGEYQVKTLCDQLEEMDRQYEAAEAIEGVNYSRKAWLDQMKKTVTKAEKTIVAYIQTTEEERKKEGTNILNSLFDNTTENFLEYYSTIGFMFPGNSSISERTHAAKLSKENEQMSEVILVLKKSIKAYRTEIREESTSVAGLEEDIHGLISKLTINEKPIVSIVGMRGIGKTTLAKKVYNHGAITNYFNARGWVSLSQKPFGNTLQNEDEKLILGELEKLGEQNGGSWIEKLRHFLEKEKNLLVLDNISSGQVWDTLIDTAFPANGSKIMVTTRDKSLASQAGQSSTQHQLRLRTKEESWKLFTQMVPEIPPESEKIIKAKVLERCEGLPLAIFRLGYHLIGKHVTKENFLMALESIEHYEKPWIEAVVREELPDQLMKCIAYIRKFPSDYEIPARRVVASWVAEELVQQSAEDSPECVAEKCLADLKNWYIIQVLERKLDGKIKTFCLINALREHLSQDESSDQRLADQFHERDDSFKFIHGELKDSSDDLQKYKDLLSYLSFDPREGNKPGEDIGNFFDRGIATGCFRLLKVLDLERVFRPILPKSIGNLSALKYLGLRWTYLEFIPSSIGNLKNLITLDLKHTYIRKLPASIWKLQKLRHLYLNQSYRSKFVRPSGTALKNLQTLSGVFVDEESPLNNGLNRSMNLRKLKLAFHWELSEKGKVVLAEWISRLSLLQSLRLRSIGEMGEPSDLHLETLLDLEKLSSLYLFGRLKKPSIMEKLPQSLTEVTLSASQLLENPMLKLSKLRDLRSLCLYSGSYKGTAMVCYSDDFPQLLVLKLWMLDDLERWDVKEKAMPNLRELEIRSCNKLEIPTGLKHLDSLQELKLTNMPKDFTTIQEKKWEIWGDIDYPPRITIENW, encoded by the coding sequence ATGGATCAGCACACAATGGATTATGCAATTATTTCCCTGATCCCTTATtgcatttgtttaaaattatctCCCAACCTCTTCTTTGCGATCCCTCTTATCGGAGTATTCATTTCAATCATGGGCTTAGATTATGTCCCATTTCATTTATTAGAACCCGAGGGCAAGTGGATTCGACGAGAACTTAGATTATTGCGTGCTCTTTCAGAAGATGTAAAAGGTGTTTTGAAATCTAGGGCAGAAATCGATATGATAGCCAGTCAGCTGTGGGACTCGGAAATCAACCCGGAAATGACTGAATTACTAAATCCAACTGAGGCAGACTGGATTGCGCGTGCTGATGACTTGGCATTCCCTGCAGATATTTTGTTAAAGGGGTTTCGGGGGTGCAATGAGAGGAGACAGTTTGACAAATGGTATTTTCTGAGGAATAACCATCGTGAGCTTTTGGATGAGATGAAGCAGATCAAGAAGGAAATAGAAGCTCACCTTAAGGAAAAATCTATGGTTGACATCTGTGGAACATTGGAGAGATCAAGGGCTCACATTCAAAGCCTGCAGGACAAACTCGAGTCTACCAGTTTTAAGAAGCAAGATTGCGCAGCAGCTGCGTTGATTTCCTccattttaaagaaagaaaataaaaaccggCATTCAGTGGATGGAATGGATGAGAAAATACAGCTAATCGAATTGCGACTGTCGTTTCTCCTTGCTTTCTTGAGAGATTTAGAAGGAATCGATTTTCAAAGTGAAACGGAAAAGGCCTGGGTAGAAGAAGCCAGCGAGATCATTGATGAAGCACAGTGTGCTATCAAGACGTTCATACAAAGACCAGAGAGACGGTTTTTGGCTTTCACTAATGGGATGGCGCCGAGGCATAAGCATATGGAGTATATAAAGGATGGGCTTTCTGAGCTCCTCAATCGAAAGGAAAGGTATTGTCTAAAATTTACCAGAAGAGATCCATCAAAATCTGTTACTCGATCCCCACATCAGAAGGAAATTCAGATCAGTAATCCCACAGTTGTTTCACGTGTGGAAGTCAAGAAACAATACTGGTTAGAtcagatgaaaaataatttgactgGAGAATATCAAGTCAAAACGCTGTGTGATCAGTTGGAGGAAATGGATCGCCAATATGAAGCAGCAGAAGCAATTGAAGGCGTAAATTATTCCAGAAAGGCCTGgttggaccaaatgaagaaaacTGTTACAAAAGCGGAGAAAACCATAGTAGCCTATATACAAACtactgaagaagaaagaaagaaagaaggcaCTAATATTTTGAACTCCTTATTCGATAATACAACAGAGAATTTTCTTGAATATTATTCTACAATAGGTTTCATGTTTCCTGGAAATAGTAGTATATCTGAGAGAACACATGCGGCAAAGCTTTCCAAGGAAAATGAACAAATGAGTGAAGTTATCCTTGTTCTAAAAAAAAGCATCAAAGCATATCGCACTGAAATAAGGGAAGAGTCAACCTCGGTAGCAGGTTTGGAAGAAGACATACATGGATTGATCTCAAAATTAACCATCAACGAAAAACCAATTGTTTCCATTGTGGGAATGAGAGGCATCGGGAAGACAACACTGGCAAAGAAGGTTTACAACCATGGAGCCATTACGAATTATTTTAATGCCCGTGGTTGGGTCTCTCTATCTCAGAAGCCCTTTGGTAATACACTTCAGAATGAAGATGAAAAGCTGATCCTAGGAGAATTGGAAAAATTGGGGGAACAGAATGGAGGATCCTGGATCGAGAAGTTACGTCATTTCTTGGAGAAGGAAAAGAACCTTCTAGTTCTGGACAATATTAGTTCAGGGCAAGTCTGGGATACTCTAATTGATACAGCATTTCCAGCAAATGGGAGCAAAATTATGGTTACCACACGCGACAAGAGTCTAGCTTCACAAGCTGGCCAAAGCAGCACTCAGCACCAACTTCGATTAAGAACCAAAGAAGAGAGCTGGAAGCTTTTTACCCAGATGGTGCCTGAAATTCCTCCAGAATCagaaaaaatcattaaagcaAAAGTTCTAGAAAGATGTGAGGGCCTGCCGCTTGCCATTTTCCGTCTTGGGTATCATTTGATAGGGAAACATGTGACAAAGGAGAATTTCTTAATGGCGCTTGAGAGCATTGAACACTACGAAAAACCATGGATAGAAGCCGTGGTACGTGAAGAATTGCCTGATCAACTGATGAAATGTATCGCATACATTAGAAAATTCCCTAGTGACTATGAAATCCCTGCAAGAAGAGTGGTCGCTTCATGGGTTGCAGAAGAGTTAGTACAACAAAGTGCAGAAGATTCCCCTGAATGTGTTGCAGAGAAGTGTTTAGCCGATTTGAAAAATTGGTACATAATTCAAGTACTGGAAAGAAAACTAGATGGGAAGATCAAGacattttgtttaattaatgcTCTGCGAGAGCACTTGTCCCAAGATGAAAGTTCAGATCAGAGGCTTGCCGATCAATTTCATGAAAGGGATgattctttcaaatttattcatgGTGAACTCAAAGATTCCTCAGATGAtttgcaaaaatataaagatctCCTTTCATATCTCTCTTTTGATCCACGAGAAGGGAATAAACCTGGAGAAGATATAGGAAACTTTTTTGACAGGGGCATTGCAACTGGGTGCTTCCGTTTGTTAAAGGTTCTTGATCTTGAACGTGTATTCAGACCAATATTGCCCAAGAGCATAGGAAATCTAAGTGCCCTGAAGTATCTGGGATTAAGGTGGACTTACCTTGAGTTCATCCCATCATCCATTGGCAACCTGAAAAACCTCATAACCTTGGACTTGAAGCATACGTATATCCGCAAACTCCCAGCTTCAATATGGAAACTGCAGAAACTTCGGCACCTATACTTGAACCAGAGTTATCGAAGTAAATTTGTGCGACCAAGTGGTACTGCACTAAAGAATCTTCAAACATTATCGGGTGTATTTGTAGATGAAGAGAGTCCTCTAAACAATGGCCTAAATAGGTCGATGAAccttagaaaattgaaattggCCTTTCATTGGGAGTTAtcagaaaaaggaaaagtggTTTTGGCAGAGTGGATTTCGCGACTGAGCCTCCTTCAATCTCTAAGGTTGAGATCAATTGGTGAAATGGGTGAACCTTCGGATCTACACCTGGAGACTTTGTTAGACCTTGAGAAACTCTCGAGCCTATATTTGTTTGGAAGGCTAAAGAAACCATCCATCATGGAAAAGCTCCCACAGAGCCTTACTGAGGTTACCCTGTCGGCTTCTCAGCTCTTAGAGAATCCAATGCTCAAATTAAGTAAACTTCGCGATCTCAGGTCACTGTGTCTTTATTCTGGTTCTTACAAGGGAACAGCCATGGTTTGCTATAGTGACGACTTTCCCCAACTTCTGGTTCTGAAACTTTGGATGCTAGATGATCTGGAAAGATGGGATGTGAAGGAAAAAGCAATGCCAAATCTCAGGGAGTTGGAAATTCGGTCCTGCAACAAATTGGAGATTCCCACAGGGCTGAAGCACTTAGATAGTCTCCAAGAATTGAAGTTGACAAATATGCCAAAAGATTTCACAACAATACAGGAAAAGAAGTGGGAAATTTGGGGCGACATTGACTACCCTCCCAGGATCACAATAGAGAACTGGTAG